One genomic window of Megachile rotundata isolate GNS110a chromosome 12, iyMegRotu1, whole genome shotgun sequence includes the following:
- the LOC100878066 gene encoding uncharacterized protein LOC100878066, which translates to MTARCTILVLLATVAVVSSAGLLETLLAWDLPDAVGRSTAPQSQCLCQTSNCLCCVDLNLTATIDLGGPACINVKQKDQNVSLNLSYGDNPVHNATIKIADASNKPTCMNLLSDLAQICAKFTSMKPADSGYDGCLVIEPALLGTPQATYPMGCFNFNQVVRQVEASAIVETTETTENSEEDEDSLNTEELIAAVSASAEQGIALFSQWLGLNLNPKLNLSKSNQESSQRAVPSTTSRSARAQWDQEKNDERFKQLLSAQDNILKGSATIGQSNGAETTFVYSKPPELLSEKISEERRVDQVKISPEHLAVVPKESRRGGRAYNIHQHVNEI; encoded by the exons ATGACTGCGAGGTGCACGATACTGGTGTTGCTGGCCACCGTCGCCGTGGTGTCTTCCGCAGGATTGCTCG AGACGCTACTGGCCTGGGACTTGCCGGATGCCGTGGGTAGATCAACAGCTCCTCAATCGCAATGCTTGTGTCAAACCTCGAACTGTTTGTGCTGTGTCGATCTGAATCTGACGGCGACGATCGACCTGGGCGGTCCCGCTTGCATCAACGTCAAACAGAAGGATCAGAACGTCTCCTTGAACCTGAGCTACGGTGACAACCCCGTCCACAACGCGACCATAAAGATCG CGGACGCCTCCAACAAACCAACATGCATGAATCTCCTATCGGACCTGGCGCAGATATGTGCAAAATTCACGTCGATGAAGCCAGCAGACTCGGGTTACGATGGTTGTTTGGTGATCGAGCCAGCTCTATTGGGAACACCGCAAGCCACATACCCCATGGGATGCTTCAATTTCAACCAGGTGGTGCGTCAGGTTGAGGCTTCCGC AATCGTCGAAACGACGGAAACGACCGAGAATTCAGAGGAAGATGAAGACTCTCTGAACACAGAAGAGCTGATTGCAGCAGTGTCGGCCAGCGCCGAGCAAGGCATAGCCCTCTTCTCCCAATGGCTGGGTCTAAACTTGAACCCAAAACTGAACCTAAGCAAGAGCAATCAAGAGAGCAGTCAGCGAGCAGTGCCCTCAACGACCTCCAGATCCGCCCGTGCTCAGTGGGACCAAGAAAAAAACGATGAACGGTTCAAACAGTTGCTCAGCGCCCAGGATAATATCCTGAAGGGTTCAGCGACGATCGGCCAATCGAACGGCGCCGAGACCACGTTCGTTTACTCGAAACCCCCCGAGCTATTGTCTGAGAAAATCTCGGAGGAGAGGAGGGTCGACCAGGTGAAAATCAGCCCGGAACACCTGGCCGTGGTGCCTAAGGAGTCCAGACGGGGCGGCCGGGCGTACAACATTCATCAACACGTTAACGAAATCTGA
- the LOC100880821 gene encoding uncharacterized protein LOC100880821: MRLSAVVELLLIFLLIAFAAYGRVIERNEQVVERAIGKVNGSKQSHLGVSTLSLKQATDNVNRYCTCNENICNCCRDFHIPLVQLQGPGCASLQYLQGDNLAVQLSFGDNILTSTIVNGKSPKPVCVPLPGGFTKFCGRIYSIKRDAKDHFKACLGLELQSSTEIEASLRVSCFRFGPDGLKLRPAEPLPVIEAEVPEEEDDDDFFGLGSDDDDEDDAEEDSPLANSVPNSSAEEDDEEEEDEDILGFGALLDIITGEEESTTKKPKVTTAAPLLQFTIPLLTKPTSAPVVPIVEEGGEFSEEQNETPLLSVEESNTEEEIESVTEVASEEVISESSNKVISVAKPEKVPTKKVTSPETIKKKPTITSSSINAIQSDNSEKKPQKAKPVKDEEDEDLLDDDLDDDDDEDEELLNDDEDEKDSEEDDEKVEEAEHEDEDEKSEVEELDDDDDEEDAVISALVYDEKEDGKKKGKVKNPQTSEAEDDDLDYGLGLSGLLARHSKSSRQSKVMRL, encoded by the exons ATGCGGCTGTCAGCAGTGGTCGAGTTGTTGCTGATTTTCCTCCTGATCGCGTTCGCAGCGTACGGTCGAGTGATCG AGCGAAACGAACAAGTGGTAGAGCGAGCGATCGGGAAAGTGAATGGATCGAAGCAAAGTCACCTTGGAGTGTCGACACTGTCATTGAAACAGGCGACGGACAATGTCAATAGATACTGCACTTGCAACGAAAACATCTGCAATTGTTGCAGAGACTTCCACATACCGTTGGTGCAATTACAGGGACCAG GATGCGCATCCTTGCAATATCTGCAAGGAGACAATTTGGCGGTTCAGCTCAGTTTTGGGGACAACATTTTAACCAGTACCATTGTTAACG GAAAGAGCCCGAAGCCCGTATGCGTCCCCTTACCAGGAGGCTTCACGAAATTCTGCGGTAGAATCTACTCGATCAAACGTGACGCTAAGGATCACTTCAAAGCGTGCCTCGGCCTAGAATTACAGTCATCGACCGAAATCGAGGCTAGCCTACGAGTTAGCTGCTTCAG ATTTGGTCCTGACGGTCTCAAGCTGCGTCCAGCGGAGCCACTTCCGGTCATCGAAGCGGAGGTGCCTGAGGAAGAGGACGACGACGACTTTTTCGGTTTAGGATCAGACGACGATGACGAAGACGATGCTGAGGAGGACTCACCGTTAGCGAACTCCGTGCCGAACTCTTCGGCGGAAGAAGACGATGAGGAGGAGGAAGATGAGGATATTCTAGGATTTGGAGCTTTGCTGGATATCATAACTGGCGAGGAGGAAAGTACGACGAAGAAGCCTAAGGTCACCACAGCCGCGCCTTTGCTGCAGTTTACTATTCCTCTCCTGACGAAACCGACGTCTGCACCTGTGGTCCCCATAGTCGAAGAGGGTGGCGAATTTTCCGAAGAACAGAACGAGACTCCGCTACTGAGCGTGGAAGAGAGCAACACGGAGGAAGAAATCGAATCGGTTACAGAGGTAGCCAGCGAAGAAGTCATCTCGGAGTCCTCCAACAAGGTCATCTCCGTCGCGAAACCGGAAAAGGTTCCTACAAAGAAGGTCACATCTCCGGAAACGATCAAGAAGAAGCCAACGATCACCAGCAGCAGCATCAACGCGATTCAGAGCGACAACAGCGAGAAGAAGCCGCAGAAAGCGAAGCCCGTAAAGGACGAAGAAGATGAGGATCTGTTAGACGATGATCtggacgacgatgacgacgaggATGAAGAGCTTTTAAACGATGACGAGGACGAGAAGGACAGCGAGGAGGACGACGAGAAGGTTGAAGAGGCTGAACACGAGGACGAAGACGAGAAATCCGAAGTCGAAGAATtggacgacgatgacgacgaagAGGACGCTGTGATCAGCGCGCTCGTGTACGACGAGAAGGAAGACGGGAAGAAGAAGGGCAAAGTGAAGAATCCACAGACTTCGGAAGCGGAGGACGACGATTTGGATTATGGACTGGGTCTTTCTGGTCTTCTTGCCAGGCACTCGAAAAGCAGCCGTCAAAGCAAAGTGATGAGGCTTTGA
- the LOC100877953 gene encoding uncharacterized protein LOC100877953, which produces MSTKAFGVLFLLLAAQNLCDAALLPMDKLDKLMPKNLSDKIPKNLNNVIPKDLLDKVPKSLDNVVPKDLLEKAKLPKDLGNNTLPKDLGNNTLPKDLLGNNTLPKDLLSNLPKDLLGNNTLPKDLLGNNTLPKDLLNKLPIDKNLLNKTLGKIPLNSTYLDPKTGQSLKQALEKSSQNPLGQLVSRGLGCECVKGLCNCCVGLSLPLIDGQKFCYKLELVPEDLELKTALSLNDKQLVASTLTGKNPPPLCVPLPHLNAVTICVRVYDLGIVGRNLKGCVDLETRLINAPVFLLHFDCMSMGLDGLSLSKPGSSEGLNLPKPQEIMQEIYDHVNFEPNKQEDNNDSSSSSDEDSQVGQLKY; this is translated from the exons ATGTCGACTAAAGCATTCGGTGTACTCTTCCTGCTACTGGCAGCACAGAACCTCTGTGATGCCGCTCTTCTTCCTATGGACAAACTAG ataaACTCATGCCAAAAAATTTATCAGACAAAATACCTAAGAACTTAAATAATGTGATACCTAAAGATTTATTAGACAAAGTACCTAAGAGCTTAGATAATGTCGTACCTAAAGATTTATTAGAAAAAGCTAAATTGCCGAAAGATTTAGGTAACAACACATTACCGAAAGATTTAGGTAACAACACATTACCGAAAGATTTATTAGGTAACAACACCTTGCCTAAAGATTTGTTGAGTAACCTACCGAAAGATTTACTGGGTAACAACACATTGCCAAAAGATTTGTTGGGTAACAACACCTTGCCAAAAGATTTACTAAACAAACTTCCAATTGACAAAAATCTGTTGAATAAAACATTGGGTAAAATCCCACTGAACTCCACCTACTTGGACCCGAAAACTGGACAGAGTCTGAAACAAGCATTGGAAAAATCCAGCCAAAACCCATTGGGACAATTGGTTTCTCGAGGACTCGGTTGCGAATGTGTAAAAGGGCTGTGCAACTGCTGCGTGGGTCTGAGTTTACCGTTGATTGATGGTCAGAAATTCTGCTACAAACTCGAACTGGTTCCAGAAGATCTTGAACTTAAGACAGCGCTCAGCTTGAACGACAAACAACTTGTGGCGAGCACACTTACag gAAAGAACCCACCACCATTGTGCGTACCTCTTCCTCACCTCAACGCAGTGACCATCTGCGTCCGAGTCTACGATCTCGGCATTGTCGGACGTAACCTGAAAGGATGCGTCGATTTGGAAACTAGATTAATCAACGCCCCAGTCTTCTTATTGCACTTCGATTGTATGTCAATGGGATTGGACGGATTGTCTTTGTCGAAACCTGGAAGTTCAGAGGGATTGAACTTGCCGAAACCTCAGGAAATCATGCAGGAAATTTACGACCACGTGAACTTTGAACCGAATAAACAAGAAGATAACAACGACTCTTCCTCGTCATCGGATGAAGACTCTCAAGTTGGACagttgaaatattaa
- the LOC100880711 gene encoding uncharacterized protein LOC100880711, whose translation MMSKALSVFLLLASVQCIYGFNNETIDVECPQVQDEPRTNLVFIHPDTEISLKARYGLVRTYCTDVEYLAFRGVACECEHFACQCRVGLDAPWLRETKGCITTNYIPENETIEVTMKFNETEVLSRIVPVRDLKPGVALCANIPFAKDVKACITNPRFQIIKNNLRACISLSIEKLNTKYSVVAFRCFEMGPGKLPESVPALTDILNLPSSKENNQTELNHHENPKSKDE comes from the exons ATGATGTCCAAAGCTCTCAGTGTCTTCCTCCTACTCGCCAGTGTGCAGTGCATCTATGGTTTTAACAATGAAACAATTGACGTGGAATGTCCGCAAGTACAAG ATGAGCCTCGCACCAACTTGGTTTTCATTCATCCGGACACCGAAATTTCATTAAAAGCAAGATATGGATTGGTTAGGACTTATTGCACAGATGTAGAATACCTAGCATTCCGAGGTGTCGCTTGTGAATGTGAACATTTTGCCTGTCAGTGTCGCGTGGGTCTTGATGCGCCATGGTTACGTGAAACGAAAGGGTGCATCACAACAAATTACATACCGGAGAATGAGACTATTGAGGTTACGATGAAATTCAACGAGACAGAAGTACTGTCAAGAATTGTGCCTG TTCGAGATTTAAAACCCGGTGTAGCGCTCTGCGCGAACATTCCTTTCGCCAAAGATGTTAAAGCCTGCATTACGaaccctagattccaaattattaaaaataatttgagggCATGTATCAGTTTGtcgattgaaaaattaaacacGAAGTACTCTGTGGTGGCCTTTAGATGCTTTGAAATGGGACCGGGTAAACTCCCCGAATCGGTTCCTGCATTAACTGATATCTTGAATCTGCCGTCATCGAAAGAAAATAATCAAACTGAATTAAACCACCATGAGAATCCCAAGTCCAAGGATGAATAA
- the LOC105662181 gene encoding uncharacterized protein LOC105662181, with protein sequence MMTKALGVCLLLVAVQNLCAAYSIPEGLVGADVLSTPSLHFTNLDTGVALDGHYSTEISDSHEIQVFSFRGVGCNCNKLTCECCAGIDVSWLPTTKGCISIVYLPGSSAVKIALILNNKELISKTISLKNPIPLCVSIPYVPGGKVCALIHDIEVVANKLKACVNMEVRLFGSTVFKMEFDCFHLGSIPVADEYLPMQPQFYPELYSQSNRTALQQEDQ encoded by the exons ATGATGACCAAAGCTCTTGGTGTTTGTCTGCTGCTCGTTGCTGTGCAGAACCTCTGCGCTGCTTATTCTATTCCTGAGGGTCTCGTTGGCGCTGATG TTCTATCTACGCCCAGCCTGCACTTCACGAACCTAGACACCGGAGTCGCACTAGATGGACATTACAGCACCGAAATCTCCGATTCCCATGAAATTCAGGTATTTTCATTCCGAGGAGTGGGTTGCAACTGCAATAAATTGACCTGCGAATGCTGCGCTGGTATCGATGTATCATGGCTGCCTACTACCAAAGGCTGTATCTCAATTGTTTACCTACCAGGCTCCTCTGCCGTTAAAATTGCACTGATATTGAACAACAAGGAACTCATCTCCAAAACTATTTCTC TCAAGAACCCAATTCCACTGTGCGTTAGCATTCCCTACGTACCTGGCGGTAAAGTGTGCGCCCTAATTCACGACATCGAAGTCGTTGCAAACAAATTGAAGGCGTGTGTCAATATGGAAGTCCGCCTATTCGGCTCCACTGTCTTCAAAATGGAATTCGATTGCTTCCATCTTGGATCAATCCCAGTAGCTGATGAGTACCTGCCGATGCAGCCTCAATTCTATCCGGAACTGTACTCCCAGAGCAACCGTACTGCCTTGCAACAGGAGGATCAATAA